Proteins encoded within one genomic window of Flavobacterium sp. NG2:
- a CDS encoding TetR/AcrR family transcriptional regulator — MSLNTDFNEKQIEILLVAETLFADNGFEGTSIRTIAKEAKINVAMVSYYFGSKDKLLEALVVYRTKDLRFEMAHLSTENLDPIEKIKKVIDLYINRINCNKGIFRIIHFELTKGKESSKIKALDEIRYANLLSLTSIIEEGQSKGIFRKDVIIPLIPPTILGTFFHFHINKMYFQEILNLKTEESFDNYIKTTLSKHIQQTINALLTYDIAH; from the coding sequence ATGAGTTTGAATACCGATTTTAACGAAAAACAAATTGAAATTCTATTAGTAGCAGAAACCCTTTTTGCTGATAATGGTTTTGAAGGAACCTCCATTCGTACCATTGCAAAAGAAGCTAAAATCAATGTGGCTATGGTTTCCTATTACTTTGGTTCAAAAGACAAATTACTAGAAGCGTTAGTCGTTTACAGAACAAAAGATTTACGTTTTGAGATGGCCCATCTTTCAACAGAAAACCTTGATCCTATTGAAAAAATTAAAAAAGTAATTGATTTATACATCAACAGAATCAATTGCAACAAAGGAATCTTTAGAATTATCCATTTTGAATTAACCAAGGGAAAAGAATCTTCTAAAATCAAAGCACTTGATGAAATTAGATATGCTAATTTACTTTCGCTAACCTCCATCATCGAAGAAGGTCAAAGCAAAGGAATTTTCAGGAAAGATGTCATCATCCCTTTAATTCCACCTACTATTCTCGGAACATTTTTTCATTTTCATATCAATAAAATGTACTTCCAAGAAATACTGAATTTAAAAACAGAAGAATCTTTTGACAACTATATCAAAACAACTCTATCTAAACATATTCAACAAACAATTAATGCTTTACTAACGTATGATATAGCTCATTAA
- a CDS encoding TolC family protein has product MKFNSFLVLGTSLLFLNTLNAQQKKSLKLEDAIHLAWKNSNETSLADRKVNTKALELKAVKNHAYPDLKASGQYQRLTNASISLPQSSSSSSAEPTPVVNQLMIGQINTSLPIFSGFKLKNNIKSSDNLYQAEVATALQTKENVALKVIDFYAHLYKSKKTVELIAENKKSAQQRVTDFTDLEKNGIIPRNDLLKAQLQLSKLQLSLDSAISELNNVNFELVTFLKLDSKTNLDIIESDFVDFQMDNIPTNAQLALENRKDLEAIRLEEKASLNQIDVAKSGYYPSLSLIGGYTSLDLKNLVTVQNAINFGVGISYDLSGILKNGTNVKIAQSKAQEIKEHEAMLTDHIKIEVQKAMEEFDLSLKQGIVYKQAVEQATENYRILKDKYDNGLADTNDLLEADVEQLGAKINQTLAKANSIQKYYALLSVSGQLNQKFNLSKI; this is encoded by the coding sequence ATGAAATTTAATTCATTCCTCGTGCTAGGAACATCGCTGTTGTTCCTTAACACCCTAAATGCACAGCAAAAAAAGAGTTTAAAACTCGAAGACGCCATCCATTTGGCCTGGAAAAACAGTAACGAAACTTCATTAGCTGACAGAAAAGTAAACACGAAAGCATTGGAACTAAAAGCTGTAAAAAATCATGCTTACCCAGATTTGAAAGCTTCAGGACAATACCAAAGATTAACAAATGCTTCTATCAGTTTACCACAAAGTTCCTCTTCATCAAGCGCCGAGCCAACTCCAGTGGTAAATCAATTGATGATTGGTCAAATCAATACTAGCCTACCTATTTTTAGTGGTTTTAAACTCAAAAACAATATCAAATCATCGGATAACTTGTACCAAGCGGAAGTAGCTACTGCGTTACAAACCAAAGAAAATGTAGCCCTGAAAGTGATTGACTTTTATGCTCATTTGTACAAGTCTAAAAAAACAGTGGAACTAATCGCTGAAAACAAAAAAAGTGCGCAACAACGTGTTACTGATTTTACAGATTTAGAAAAAAACGGCATCATACCCAGAAACGATTTACTAAAAGCACAGTTACAATTATCTAAATTACAACTATCACTGGATAGTGCCATTAGTGAATTAAATAATGTCAATTTTGAATTGGTTACATTCTTAAAACTAGATTCTAAAACTAATTTAGACATCATCGAAAGTGATTTTGTTGACTTCCAAATGGATAATATCCCTACAAATGCGCAACTAGCATTAGAAAACAGAAAAGATCTTGAAGCCATCCGCTTAGAAGAAAAAGCAAGCTTAAACCAAATTGATGTAGCTAAAAGCGGGTACTACCCATCACTATCTCTTATAGGTGGCTATACTTCATTGGATTTAAAAAACTTGGTTACAGTACAAAATGCAATAAATTTTGGTGTGGGAATTTCTTATGACTTAAGTGGCATTTTAAAAAACGGTACTAATGTAAAAATTGCTCAAAGCAAAGCGCAAGAAATTAAAGAACATGAAGCTATGCTAACAGACCATATCAAAATTGAAGTACAAAAGGCTATGGAAGAATTCGACCTTTCCTTAAAACAGGGAATCGTTTACAAACAAGCTGTAGAACAAGCTACTGAAAATTACAGAATACTAAAAGATAAATATGACAATGGTCTAGCCGATACCAACGACCTTCTTGAGGCAGATGTAGAACAGTTAGGAGCCAAAATAAACCAAACGCTAGCCAAAGCTAATAGCATCCAAAAATATTATGCCTTATTATCAGTTTCAGGACAGTTAAACCAAAAATTCAATCTTTCAAAAATATAA
- a CDS encoding NAD-dependent deacylase has protein sequence MKKKLVVLTGAGISAESGIKTFRDSNGLWEGHNVMEVATPEGFHKNPELVLDFYNQRRRQLFEVQPNLGHQILAQMEHDFDVQIITQNVDDLHERAGSTNVLHLHGELLKVRAINNENNILDWKTDLLLGDTDSSGNQLRPHIVWFGEAVPALDEAIEITATADYFAVIGTSLQVYPAAGLIDFTSKNTPVFYIDPKPASIPNLRNPLELIPMNASDGVLILRNKLLQYGL, from the coding sequence ATGAAAAAGAAACTCGTAGTACTCACAGGAGCTGGAATCAGTGCCGAAAGTGGTATTAAAACCTTTAGAGATAGTAACGGTCTCTGGGAAGGTCATAATGTAATGGAAGTTGCCACTCCCGAAGGTTTCCATAAAAACCCCGAATTAGTACTCGACTTTTATAATCAAAGACGCAGACAACTTTTTGAAGTACAACCCAATCTAGGGCACCAAATCTTAGCCCAAATGGAGCATGATTTTGACGTACAAATCATCACCCAAAATGTCGATGATTTACACGAAAGAGCGGGAAGCACTAACGTTTTACACCTACACGGCGAATTATTAAAAGTACGAGCTATCAATAATGAAAACAACATCTTAGACTGGAAAACCGATTTATTACTAGGTGATACCGACAGCAGTGGCAACCAATTACGTCCGCATATTGTTTGGTTTGGCGAGGCCGTTCCTGCCCTTGATGAAGCTATTGAAATCACAGCAACAGCCGATTATTTTGCTGTCATTGGTACATCATTACAAGTTTATCCTGCAGCAGGATTGATTGATTTTACTTCAAAAAACACTCCCGTTTTCTATATTGATCCTAAACCCGCTTCGATTCCAAACTTAAGAAATCCATTAGAATTGATTCCGATGAATGCTTCGGATGGTGTTTTGATATTGAGAAATAAATTATTACAATACGGTTTATAA